The Psilocybe cubensis strain MGC-MH-2018 chromosome 7, whole genome shotgun sequence genome has a window encoding:
- a CDS encoding 3-O-methyltransferase 2, whose amino-acid sequence MAPNGTSEITALSQLIASAVQDIVNEYTKAGHTVPSLHSTEQGPFDAPHLVSETLSKAVQIVEAACAQLTFTVTNPGHTMTNKAYAYEEPACLLVVTNAKIADLLLGKPEGLHVNDLASASGLDSGKLGRILRLLATKHVFDEVKPDIFSNNRLSMQLVSNNPVSSLVGTMTDECFKAGAYLADTLGDPKAGHSTSADDSPFQRVHGVSFFGFYKTPIGKKVNDRFAQTMVGWGEVTGKSMLPIVYDWENVPQDTVICDVGGGNGHATLGLIKKFPKIKVVLQDLPAVIQQGKDHWATECPEAIENQRIRFEELDFFSGQPVSNCDLYYRWSTDEFVIEHAVRDSSAKTEAKDEAPEPLLANYGVSRIRKYNQDLNMMILHNAQERTLQEFITLGVHSGFKFEKLWDSGEAGLIEFIPV is encoded by the exons ATGGCACCCAACGGAACCTCCGAAATCACAGCCCTTTCTCAGCTGATCGCCTCAGCAGTGCAGGATATTGTGAACGAGTACACTAAAGCAGGACATACAGTACCCTCTTTGCATTCGACCGAGCAAGGGCCCTTTGATGCCCCGCATCTGGTTTCGGAGACACTTTCTAAGGCTGTTCAGATTGTCGAGGCGGCATGCGCACAGTTAACCTTTACTGTGACAAACCCCGGGCATACGATGACCAAC AAAGCATACGCG TACGAGGAGCCGGCATGTTTACTTGTAGTAACAAATGCAAAGATTGCGGATTTATTGTTAGGGAAACCTGAAGGTTTGCATGTCAATGATCTGGCGAGCGCCTCTGGGCTGGATTCCGGTAAACTGGGTCGTATACTACGGCTTCTGGCTACAAAACATGTTTTCGACGAAG TCAAACCGGATATTTTCTCCAATAACCGTTTGAGTATGCAACTCGTCTCTAACAACCCAGTGTCTAGCTTGGTCGGCACAAT GACAGACGAATGTTTCAAAGCTGGTGCATATCTGGCCGATACACTCGGAGACCCTAAAGCAGGCCACTCAACATCAGCCGATGATTCTCCCTTTCAACGTGTGCACGGCGTCTCCTTTTTTGGCTTCTACAAAACT CCGATTGGGAAGAAAGTCAACGAT CGATTTGCGCAGACTATGGTTGGATGGGGTGAGGTCACTGGGAAATCTATGCTGCCTATAG TGTATGATTGGGAAAATGTACCTCAAGACACGGTTATTTGCGATGTTGGTGGAGGCAACGGTCATGCCACTCTTGGCCTCATAAAGAAATTTCCGAAAATCAAGGTTGTACTGCAAGACTTGCCCGCCGTGATACAACAAGGAAAGGAT CATTGGGCGACAGAGTGCCCGGAGGCAATCGAGAACCAGCGCATTCGATTTGAAGAGCTTGACTTCTTTTCTGGTCAACCAGTTTCTAACTGTGATCTGTACTAT CGTTGGTCTACAGATGAATTCGTTATTGAACACGCAGTGAGGGATTCTAGTGCAAAGACAGAGGCAAAAGATGAG GCGCCGGAACCCCTTTTGGCGAACTACGGGGTTTCTCGAATCCGGAAATACAACCAAGACTTGAATATGATGATTTTGCATAACGCACAGGAGCGTACACTGCAAGAATTTATCACTCTTGG GGTCCATTCAGGATTCAAGTTTGAGAAATTATGGGATTCGGGGGAGGCAGGGTTGATTGAATTTATCCCTGTGTGA
- a CDS encoding Phenol hydroxylase, producing MSPSTIDDLRSTGRALNHGDTRPVQYSHCDVLVVGAGPSGLMIAQALGRLGIQVRVIERRVQGSQYGNADGLQPRTLEIWKSYGMLSKIRAKGVCVRAMVAYETVSNGGGLSRLRPSSSIVVPCRYQYEIAASINDIEGTLRENADEAGVQVTQPCWPTSVHVAPDVDSALSVKGYPIKVVIEHPSNCCQYHTGRVRHQAQENNTNRYYNACTCNQDSEAQGRVEIVNAKYVIGADGASSWVRRSLGIDMEGEQTEDVWGVVDVLVDTDLPDYRFKCVIQAASGAIIIIPREGDKVRIYVQLSAEDSIPRDVDGELDKSNLEEGEIRQKILLNRIFIVGDACHTHSPKAGQGANASMGDSHNLGELLPSRPLVIEFNMNRGIGISYASSSLTVQPATAIGHIVPGERILSSPITRLADWADRNIHDLLISDGTFKMLVFPGDISSPQSKSRLSIFAKALSESISMKEIDSREGLRIDIYTIVRNDKAEVIWTDIPAFIARSWRR from the exons ATGTCTCCAAGTACCATCGATGATCTTAGGTCCACCGGCAGGGCGCTTAACCACGGCGACACCAGGCCAGTGCAATATTCGCATTGTGATGTGCTCGTTGTTGGCGCAGGTCCGAGCGGCTTGATGATCGCCCAAGCCCTTGGTCGTCTTGGAATCCAAGTTAGAGTAATTGAACGCAG AGTCCAAGGTTCGCAGTACGGAAACGCGGATGGCTTACAACCCCGTACTTTGGAAATTTGGAAAAGCTATGGCATGCTCAGCAAAATTCGTGCCAAGGGAGTCTGCGTTCGAGCTATG GTTGCGTACGAAACTGTCTCGAACGGTGGTGGGCTGTCTCGACTGCGTCCTTCTAGCAGCATAGTAGTCCCTTGCCGATACCAGTACGAGATCGCCGCATCAATAAATGACATTGAAGGAACACTCCGCGAAAATGCAGATGAGGCAGGCGTACAAGTTACACAACCGTGTTGGCCCACATCTGTCCATGTCGCCCCAGATGTCGATTCGGCGCTCTCTGTTAAGGGGTATCCCATCAAG GTGGTAATCGAACATCCGAGTAATTGCTGTCAATACCACACTGGGAGGGTCAGACATCAGGCGCAGGAGAACAACACAAACAGGTATTATAATGCATGTACCTGTAACCAGGACTCAGAAGCCCAGGGACGAGTGGAAATCGTCAATGCCAAATATGTTATAGGCGCAGATG GTGCATCGTCGTGGGTAAGAAGGTCACTTGGTATAGATATGGAAGGTGAACAGACTG AGGATGTATGGGGAGTGGTAGACGTACTGGTTGACACCGATCTCCCCGACTACCGATTCAAGTGCGTTATCCAAGCTGCTTCAGGAGCGATTATC ATAATTCCCCGGGAAGGTGATAAGGTTCGAATATATGTACAGCTCTCGGCTGAAGACAGCATTCCACGCGACGTGGATGGAGAGCTGGATAAGTCCAATCTTGAAGAAGGAGAGATTCGCCAGAAGATATTATTA AATCGCATCTTCATTGTTGGTGATGCTTGCCACACCCACTCGCCGAAGGCCGGACAAGGTGCCAATGCATCTATGGGAGATTCTCATAACCTAGGCGAGTTACTTCCTTCCAGACCACTTGTCATTGAATTTAATATGAATCG CGGAATAGGGATTAGCTATGCGTCGTCATCTTTGACAGTTCAACCAGCCACCGCAATTGGACATATCGTCCCAGGAGAACGCATCCTTTCATCACCAATAACACGCCTAGCGGATTGGGCCGATCGTAACATTCATGACCTGCTAATTTCAGATGGAACGTTCAAGATGCTTGTGTTCCCAGGAGACATATCGTCGCCACAGTCGAAATCACGGCTGTCGATCTTCGCAAAGGCGTTGAGCGAGTCTATTTCGATGAAAGAGATTGATTCACGCGAAGGCCTCCGTATAGATATCTACACGATTGTTAGGAACGACAAGGCGGAGGTGATTTGGACGGATATACCTGCTTTTATTGCCCGATCATGGAGAAGGTGA
- a CDS encoding GMC oxidoreductase family protein Mala s 12, which produces MRYQSLILAAFCGCGYAQLTPTLRHLHSRAVITDTDLRSTYDYIIVGGGLAGLVVASRLSEDSSTTVLVLEAGHSGDDVIEGINSPSGAYYSSIVGTEYDWLYVTTPQTHMNNRSVGWPRGKILGGSSAMNAMYLVRPAKVEVDAWQAIINDDKKRWGWDNLFKFMKKAENFTPPTEELLSYTNISYDASTHGSGGPMQVTYPAFMIGINNNWTSSLEQVGVPTLTNPNGGITLGGFIAPSSINPSNWTRSYSRSAYIDPLPPRPNLHILPDATVLRLRYGDSSNSRGIQVTGVEFAKDPQTPISRVDVKKEVILSGGPLGTPKVLLHSGVGPRDVLEAANIDVRVTLPGVGQHLQDHLTAGVVWETPQETAGNIKDSGSDFSRTAEFLSFINDAVAFVNVTALFGGPDPVPVFQKQIIDAMEESSKTLVPSIYPEVVEGYKAIYETTANKFLPDVAQLEMLMSLISPGTVSIQAALQHPFSTGRTYINSSNPFDPIIIDPQYYSHPADLTLMRQGVRFVRSVGAAFGDVLGQELAPGPDVQTDEQIEAWLVQGAASTQYHPTGSCAMLPMAQGGVVDADLRVYGLLNVRVVDSSIFPFEFAAHLASATYGVAEQAAELLKSTSYKADGSVVPNSSSVALRGPSSIFGLCAIIFLASLSCLTPYL; this is translated from the exons ATGAGGTATCAATCTCTTATTCTGGCTGCATTTTGCGGCTGCGGGTATGCCCAACTAACGCCAACCCTGCGGCATCTACATTCCCGAGCGGTGATAACTGATACGGACCTTCGATCCACATACGACTATATCATCGTCGGAGGGGGGCTCGCTGGCCTGGTGGTAGCGTCTCGCCTTTCGGAAGACTCTTCAACCACTGTGCTTGTTCTCGAGGCAGGACATTCAGGCGATGATGTAATAGAAGGGATCA ACTCACCTTCGGGAGCGTACTATTCTTCTATTGTCGGGACAGAGTATGATTGGTTGTACGTTACTACACCTCAAACGCACATGAACAATCGCTCTGTAGGATGGCCCCGCGGCAAG ATCCTGGGTGGGTCTTCCGCCATGAACGCCATGTATTTAGTTAGACCTGCGAAAGTTGAGGTTGATGCATGGCAAGCCATTATAAATGACGACAAAAAGAGGTGGGGCTGGGACAACCTATTCAAGTTCATGAAGAAAGCGGAGAACTTCACACCCCCGACCGAGGAACTACTTTCGTATACCAACATCTCCTATGATGCATCAACCCATGGATCAGGAGGACCTATGCAAGTTACTTACCCTGCATT CATGATAGGCATTAATAATAATTGGACTTCATCCCTCGAACAAGTCGGTGTCCCTACCCTAACTAATCCAAACGGAGGCATCACTCTAGGGGGGTTCATCGCTCCATCTTCAATTAACCCATCCAACTGGACACGCTCTTACTCCCGCTCTGCGTATATTGATCCCTTGCCGCCTCGTCCCAATCTACACATTCTCCCCGATGCCACGGTACTCCGCCTTCGTTACGGCGATTCATCCAATAGCAGAGGCATCCAGGTTACTGGTGTAGAGTTCGCCAAGGATCCTCAGACACCTATCTCGAGGGTTGATGTGAAGAAGGAAGTGATCCTTTCGGGCGGGCCCCTTGGAACCCCAAAGGTTCTGTTGCACAGCGGTGTAGGCCCAAGGGATGTTTTGGAGGCTGCAAACATCGACGTCAGGGTCACACTCCCGGGCGTTGGGCAACATTTGCAGGATCATTTG ACCGCAGGCGTGGTTTGGGAAACACCTCAAGAGACTGCTGGTAATATCAAGGACTCTGGGTCGGATTTCTCG AGAACAGCCGAATTCCTTTCATTTATTAATGACGCCGTGGCCTTCGTCAATGTGACGGCATTGTTCGGCGGTCCTGATCCCGTTCCGGTATTCCAAAAACAAATTATCGATGCCATGGAAGAGTCGTCGAAAACCCTCGTCCCCAGCATATATCCTGAAGTTGTCGAAGGCTACAAGGCAATTTATGAGACGACAGCCAACAAATTCCTTCCCGACGTTGCCCAGCTCGAAATGTTAATGAGTCTCATTTCTCCCGGAACTGTTTCAATTCAAGCAGCTCTTCAACACCCTTTTAG TACTGGACGAACCTATATCAACTCCTCCAACCCCTTTGACCCAATTATCATTGATCCTCAGTACTATTCGCATCCAGCAGATCTTACCTTGATGCGTCAAGGTGTCAGATTTGTACGTTCTGTCGGCGCAGCATTCGGAGACGTTTTGGGTCAGGAGCTGGCTCCCGGTCCAGACGTTCAGACTGACGAACAAATCGAAGCTTGGTTGGTCCAGGGAGCGGCGAGTACGCAATACCATCCTACTGGAAGCTGTGCTATGCTCCCTATGGCGCAAGGCGGTGTTGTGGATGCCGACTTGAGGGTTTATGGTTTAT TAAACGTTCGCGTTGTGGATTCATCGATTTTCCCTTTCGAGTTCGCGGCCCAT CTCGCCTCCGCTACTTATGGGGTGGCAGAGCAAGCAGCAGAACTTCTCAAATCTACTTCGTACAAGGCAGATGGCTCTGTAGTCCCGAATAGCTCCAGTGTCGCATTGCGTGGTCCTTCAAGTATATTTGGACTATGCGCCATCATTTTCCTTGCCTCTCTTTCCTGCCTTACCCCATATCTATGA
- a CDS encoding Mitochondrial carrier protein RIM2, translated as MSSTPSRAAIAKEVSKPSPWLHFVAGGLGGMCGAIVTSPFDVVKTRLQSDLFRQKHPAIGVVGGSGSVVMGAPRPTNLLFHFVETGYIIRDIYREESFRALFKGLGPTLVGVIPARSINFFTYGNGKRIIADKFNNGQENSWVHLSAAAVAGIATGTATNPIWVVKTRLQLAQGDKKVLGGSWLCITKIFREEGIRGFYKGLSASYLGVTEGTIQWVLYERLKKLNANLDGHGPVSQWAGMLGSAGTAKMVASLITYPHEVLRTRLRQPSVNGVIKYTGLWQTLRLVIAEEGARTLYSGLSAHLMRVVPNAAVMFFIYEGLISWSTKH; from the exons ATGTCTTCAACGCCTTCACGAGCGGCGATTGCGAAGGAAGTTAGCAAACCCAGTCCGTGGTTGCATTTCGTGGCTGGAGG TCTTGGCGGAATGTGCGGCGCTATCGTGACGAGTCCTTTTGACGTCGTCAAAACGCGACTGCAGTCAGACCTGTTCCGCCAGAAGCACCCAGCGATAGGTGTGGTCGGTGGGTCTGGCAGCGTTGTGATGGGCGCGCCACGGCCGACAAATCTGTTGTTCCACTTTGTCGAAACGGGTTACATTATTCG GGACATCTACCGCGAAGAGTCCTTTCGCGCCCTGTTTAAGGGTTTAGGACCTACGCTCGTTGGTGTTATCCCTGCGCGCTCCATCAACTTTTTCACATACGGCAACGGGAAACGCATCATCGCCGACAAGTTCAACAATGGGCAGGAAAACAGCTGGGTGCATCTCTCCGCTGCCGCCGTGGCAGGCATCGCTACTGGCACAGCAACGAACCCCATCTGGGTCGTCAAGACCCGTCTACAACTCGCGCAGGGCGACAAGAAGGTTCTCGGGGGCAGCTGGCTATGTATCACGAAAATTTTCCGAGAGGAAGGGATTCGAGGGTTTTACAAGGGACTGAGTGCGAGCTATCTAGGCGTGACGGAGGGCACCATTCAATGGGTATTGTATGAACGATTGAAGAAGCTGAACGCGAATTTGGATGGGCATGGTCCGGTTTCGCAATGGGCAGGTATGCTGGGCAGCGCGGGGACGGCGAAGATGGTAGCCAGTCTCATCACTTATCCGCATGAG GTTCTGCGGACGCGGCTTCGGCAGCCAAGTGTCAACGGCGTGATCAAGTATACTGGGCTTTGGCAGACTCTGCGGCTCGTTATTGCGGAAGAAGGCGCGCGGACACTGTACAGTGGGCTGAGTGCGCACTTGATGCGTGTTGTGCCCAACGCAGCGGTTATGTTCTTCATCTATGAGGGCCTCATCAGCTGGAGCACCAAACACTGA